The sequence AATTCTGTCTTTTTGAGAAGGCTCTCTTTTATCATTCATCTATTGCCTGCAACTTAAATGTATCTGTTCTCGTTGTGTAGCCAGgaattatttaacttttgttccTTTAAATGTTTGGTTCTTCCTTAATTGTCCAAATTATCAAACTTAGTTTTCTATTGTTCCCAGTGGGGCATGTTGTTAAGACCTGGGATTTTCATTTGGAGATCTCAGATCAAATATTGGGAGGGGTGTCTTCGAGTGGGGACTTAGGAATTGGAGTAGGGCTATATTTATTCTGTAGTCCCAGGCCCATTGGCCCCCCAATGAACCAAAAAAACATTGCTTTCTGTAAATGTTTTAAAGATATCAGATCCTTAGATCTGTAGTCAGTTTCATATTGCTTTGAGGATTCACTGGCTGACTTTATTTGCTTTAGCCAACTGGCAGAGCAATACAAGTTGAAACTGGTCATGGTGAACGCATCCCTTCCATCGAAGGCCGGGCTCCTCGACTTCGTGATTCTGATGCAATTATTGAGGTAAACAAACATTTCTGTCTTTAATTGCTCTGATATAACTGTATTTCTTTGACTGATATCTGCGCACTACATATGCAGTGTAGAGTAACTGAAAGTTTCTTTGAACAGATTATCTGCCAGGACTCTCTAGATGATTCCTCCACAGGAGATGGTGTCCAGGATGCAGCAAATGACGAACCTCAAAGAGATGACTTTAGAGGAAGCGATGTAGCCGAAGATGACATGGCGGAGACAGAAAATGAATATGCTGGTGATTTTCCACAGGCTTACAATGATCGAAAGGGTGGGAGAACACCTCACATGAATTCTGCCCGCGACATGCCTGAGGGAGATGGGGTTTCGCCCTTCCATCCTGAAGCATCAGCTCCATACCCCCATGCTGGTTCTAGGGGTCACCCTCCTCCGCACCCTGGTAGGGACTTTGGCACTCTTCGTGAGGAAAGGTATGAATAAGGCTATATCATATTCAATAATTCCATTATGGCGGTGTAGGATATGTCCAAGGAATgtgtatttgtttgtttttgtgatggGCTGGGGTTTGTTAAATTGGGAAATTTAGGGTTTCAGATTGATGTGGAATGTATAATTGTTTAGGGTTATGCAAATGGTTGGAGAACAATGGAGCTTGGtggaaaaatggaaaaaataagcTGCAGGTGTTTCGGTATGGTGGTTAAATGTTAatagatttagggtttcttttgAGTGGTTTAATTGGTACAGAGTTGAGAAAGAGTTGCGGCAAAGGTGAGTATTAGGGTGAAAATTAGGTTTGCACTGGTGTAATGATTGGTAGGGTGGCAACCAGAGGAAATTTGGGGGCTGTACATTAATTATAGTAGTGGAAGAATTCAGAGAAGAATAAGTGTTCAAAACCAAAGGAGAGAAATCTCATAGGAATGCCTTCCACTAAACCAGTTACTCTTGATCCATCTTGTGCTGTATGTATTCAGCATCTGCTCattttctctatttgttttaGTCTTTATATTTCAGATAACAAGAGATTGGCATTTGGACATTTGAAAGCATCTTAAAGAGATTATAATCTTGCTTTTAGAGAATGCATTTAGGATACCATAAATAATGAGTAGTGGTGCTAGCAGGAGCAGCTTGGCCAACTTTATATGCTTTAGTGAAACATGGTTGGAGGATTCAAAAAgatcataaaaatattgaattgtgAATTAGATGTAGTCTGAGTCATGAATAGATGTAAACTGAGTTAATGATTTCTTATTAGAAAAACCAAGAATATGCACATCTATGGTCATATGACACTGCTGTGTGATGCTGCTAGTTATAGTAATTTATTTGGACATTTCCATGATCACAATGACACAGTTGCGTGATGCTGCTAGTAGTTGTCAATTACTAGTCAATATGAAAACTCACATTTGTCTGCCCCGTAATTTGGATTGCTTATTGGACCATGGATATTTTTGTCTTTAACCTATTCggttataaattgttttttgtgatggttttttttgttgttggagaATTTCTTTTAAGTTGTAAATGTCTAACAGGCCACATACTGGCCGTTGTGAATGTTTTATGGGTCAAGAAATTATAATTCGAAGTTTTCTATTAGTTTTGATGTTGGTTTAGCTTTCACTTGTTAAAGCTGCACCTGTACTgctgaaaaaattttaattctttccaCTTCTTCACAGGCAAATGCAGGGAAGATCCCGTGACAGATCACCTCATTTAACTCCTGCTCAAAGCTCACGTGACAAGAAATTTATTGATAACGCGGAGGAAGAATCAACTGAAAGTATGGTTGGCAAACACAGTCTGCGGCTATCATCTCCCATCACAGTTCAGGATGCAAGAGAGTTGAGTTCTGAGAAAAAAGATGATGCTGAGCCCTTGCAAGCTGAAGGAAGCTCTAGATTGGGAAGGGATGAAATGAGTGAGAATGAAGAAACCACTAAAGATACTCCCAAGGATGGAAATGTGCACCATTCTACTAGGAAACAAAAAGCAAGTTCTCATGTAGAACAGCCTGCATTGCAACagcttgatgatgatgaagactCAAAGGCTGCAAGAAGCAGTGAAAATAGCAAAGCAAGATCAGGCAGTAGCAAAGATTATCAAAAATGGAAGGATGGTGTTGAGGAGGAGGTTGTTCAAGGTGGACGTTCTACACGCTCAGGTAGCATCAGAAGGCACTTTGATGAAAATGAACAGAATTTTCGGAGAAAGGATCGTGATGTGAGACACGAGATGGAAAGAAGTCGTGTCATAATAAGAGGGAGGGAGGATTCTTATCCTCGCAGAGACTTGGATCCTAGCTTGCCCCATCATTTGCATATGAAACATGAGGGCTATGATAGGAGAAAGGAGCGAGAAAATTCTGACATCTCTTGGCAACAAAGAGATGAAGATCCACATAGTAGCAAATATAGAACTGAAGACAGGAAGAGGGAACTTGGAGATGAAATGGGATCTAGGCACCGGAGTAAGATTCGGGAGACTGAGAGGAGCGACAAAGATGAACATCTTCATCCAAGAAAACAGTTAGAGAATGGCAGCTACAGGATTCATCATGACAAGGATGGTAGTTCACAACACAGGGAAAGAGACGACAGTTTGAAGAGTAGGTTTGAAACGGTAGATGACTACCACAGCAAACGGAGGAAAGATGAGGAATATATGAAAAGAGAATATGCTGATAAGGAGGAGATCCTGCATGGCCACAGAGAAAATACCAGTCGCCGCCGGCGTGAAAGAGACGATCAGCAATGGAATAGAGACAATCTTGATGACTATCACTCTGTTAGGCATAAAGATGAGGTCTGGTTCCAAAGAGAGAGGGGCGAGAGGCCGAGGGAAAGGGAGGATTTGTATAGGCTAAAACAATCCAATGAAGAAAACTTACCAAGACGGGAGAGAGAAGAAGGACGAGCTTCTGCAAGGAGTGGGCGTGGTGTGGATGACAAAGCATGGGCTGGCCATGCTAGGGGGAAAGATGAATATAAAGTTTCTGATAAAGACTACCAACTTAAAGATGCTGTTCGAAACAGTGAGCACCAGAAAAGAAGGGACCGGATGGAGGATGAAAGTCTTTCACATCATAGGGTGCGGGATGCTGTTTATGCACGAGGAAATCAGTTTAGTAGTGATGAGAGAAGATCCAGGCAGGAAAAGTCAAGCACTCGCATTGATCGCACTCTGGATACTTCTGATAACCAGAGGGTGCATGAGAAGAAGCGTAAAGAAAACACAAGGAAGAACAAAGAATCTGATGGTGGAGATCATGGCACTTTGGGCCCTTCCAGAAGAAACCAAGAAGACCAGAGTGGTCACAGTGATGAAATGGTATTTCTCATGCTTAGctctagaaaaaataatgaaatggaGGAGTAGTAGATAGGGAAATCCTCCTTAAGATGTCAGGTCATTGATAAATGAAGTAGTATAAAAAAACGTCTTAGAAGAAAATTGTATCTGTGAAGGTAAAAACATAAATACGTGGACATGGTGTTCTTCTAATGACAAAACTGAGCTAACAGGAACCAACTAGGAACTATCCAAACAGGAGCTTCTCCCTCCCAAGAGCCCATAAACAAAATGCACAACAGCTGCTTAGTAGATACCAATTCTCTAGACTGCTGTATCTCCAACTGCCAAACAATCCCACGGATACCGCATGTCCACAATGTTTTCTCATCCTTTCATGCCCCAAACCCTTCAGGTGGATCAGAATGACCCCCACCCTCCACAAAATAACCTAATTCTCTCTAATCAAGTAAAGCCTGTTCCATATATCCCATGCCAtaaccatgcaaaaaaaaaaaatagtctgcCTGATACTGAAGCACATACTAAGGAGAGAAAAGCCTCGTGAGGCCATATCACTTGAAGCAACTCTGATGATATATGAACTGATATCCAGCATGTGCAAAAATACTCTTTAAGATATATGTATGTGCTATCGGGTTATAGTCTTACAAATGCTTCAGTATCTTATCTTACCAATGCAGGTATAGGGGAGATCAAGGTACATGGGCAGGTAGTGCTGCAAATTCTTAGGGTTATGCTTAGGCATGTCGAGCTGTTTTGACTGTTAAGATTTCTTGAAATTAGTTCACAATGGTGTGCTAGATTcagatttgattttctttatggaaaatttttttatttttagattcttgAAATTAGTTCACAATGAGAGCTTAGACAGgggtttcattttctttaaggAAACTATTTTTGTTTACTCTCAGATTTCCTTTAGTATATGTACTCTGTCCCATAGCAACTCATTCGGTTGTCGACTAGTTGGCCTCTTGCTGATTGATTTAGAAAGTGCCTTGAGCTGAGCTGGTGCTGTTCATCTTTGACTTTTGCTAGATTTTAAAACGCTCTCGTGCGCCAGGAAATGGAGATGCTGAGATCTTGGTCCAACGGAACTCTTCCAAAAGGCACAAGGAAGATGCTTCTTCAGATGATGAACAACAAGATTTAAGGAGAGGACGCTCAAAATTGGAACGTTGGACAAGCCATAAAGAGAGGGATTACAACATCAGCAAGTCGTCAGCTTCCTTAAAGTTTAAAGAGATTCATAGGAATAGCAATGGCGGATCCTTACAAGGCAGTAAACTTCCCGATGAACTTCCTAAGAAAATTTGAGAAGCATCCTGTGAGCGAAGAGAAAGATGTTGCTGAAGTGGTAAATAAGGATACTGATATGAAGCCATCGGAGGACCGGCACCTGGACACGGTTGAGAAGTTGAAGAAGCGGAGCGAGAGGTTCAAGCTTCCGATGCCAGGTGAGAAAGATGCCCCTGCAATAAAAAAGACAGAGAATGAAGCACTGCCTTCTGTCAAACCCGAGACTCCTGCAGATTCAGAGATTAAACCAGAGCGGCCTCCTCGAAAACGAAGGTGGATCAGCAATTGAAAGCGAAGTTTGAGAATACATGTTCAAGTGGATTGCCTTATTAATTTTGAGGGCCTTGTTTAATCACCTGGAAGATCCTGTCATCTGCCAGTGATTCAAACATGGCTTCCAGGGATGGCCATGTGCCTCTGCGACTGTGCTAAAATCTCTGTAACCATGTTTTGGTTCCATACTTATTTGACATTTATGTGTACATACTGATAGATGTAACCTTAAACTGGTCACTCACTGATACTGGCCCACGAATTACTTCTATAGTATCAATTTGAACAGCATTACTCAGATTTAACCTGCAGCAGGGTGAGGGTCAAACACCAGATCCACAAATGCTGTTAACACGATGGCTCTTGCGGAAGCCGTTGCCCTTGAGACGAGGCACTAGTTCAATGTTGGGAATCTTCTGGATATGGCTCCGGGTTTGAAAGAAATTTGTATGGAGCACTGTGGCAACACTTTTGTATGCTGGTAGGGATTATCACAAACTGGTGATATTACTGTTATATGTATCTTGTATGTTGATTCATCATTCCCAGCCTTTCTATTATGCCATCAGAGATCCGTTTTTGTATTATAGGAATTGAGTTATAGGAGATGATCGAAGGggaagagaaataaaatattagtggATGCCCTTCACCTCTAATGACTCTGAGTGTTTTGGTTTTCTATATATCCTGTTTGTACGTGCTTCTCGCTGGAATCCCTGTAGCTGACTGAACACCCTACGTATGGATCGCTGCCTTgagaagttattattttttattttttaaaatttatttttgatattaatatattaaaaatattttaaaaaaatataaaaaaataaatttatactaaaaaaatgaatttatacaaaaagaaaaataaatttataccaaaaatatttattttttaaaaaaaatatttttaaaacataaaaataaactgatTTTATTAAGAAGTAGTGCTTTCGGGTTCAAATTACCATTGTATGATTCAATATGTAGTTATATAATTCTACGGGTAtttgatttatctttaaaaatataatttttcagaaatatattaaaataatattttttattttaaaaaatttgtttttaatattaatataatttaaaaataaaaaaataaagccaaaattctcttaaaatctttgtttagaaaaaaatataatttataattttttttaaatttactttttaaatctaGAATAGAACTAAgaggtgtttggaagtgtgatagaaattgtttttttaaatttttttactctgaaatgtattaaaaatatatattttttatttttaaaaaaaattatttttgataatcagcacattaaaatcattttaaaaatatcaatttaaagctataaaaataaaaacataaaaaaaaaatacaaactaaagaGTAACCTCCGAATTGATAAGAATCCGCAGCTTGCTAATATCTTTTTCCCTTGATGAGAAGAATCTTAATTTTCCTACAGATAAGAGAAGTGGTctgttttatttacttttagttataattacaaaaaaaaaaaaaaaaaatcctatgattttctttctatacttataaattacattaaacaaaaaaaattataaaaaggatGAAATGACCAAAATGGCCACCTATATTAAGAATTAATCATCGCACACGATCACTCTCTCTTCCTCCCTCTCTCATCGCTCGGCACTCTCTCCCTGTTTTCCACTCTCTCTGACTAAAACGAGGAACTGGAGtcgaaatcaacaaatcatctgcTTTCTCTGATTTCCTCTCGTGTTGATTCCCTTTGTGTCTGGAACTCAACAATCTTggtctccctccctctctctctctccctcctgGAACTCAAGAACACAGGTAAGAGTTTTCTTTTGGATCGAGAGTTTGAATAATGGGTTTAGGAAATGTTTTTACCATTATATACCCTAACTAGGCATGTTTATATGGAAATTGATCAAAAccctcaatttaatttttgggGTTACTGTTCACAGAACCATAAATACGATTCCTGCGTTTGTTGTCCTTCATGGATGGTTTCTGAATATGGAACTTGAAGTtgaatagctttgaaattttGTCTGGTTAATGGATGCTCATGAATTGTGTGAAGGCTTTGTCTGTTCGTATTTTTTAGAATCCAAAATAGAGGTTTGAATTTGAAGGTGTATAAGAATTTTAAGGTTTGAATTTCAAGACAACACATGCATCGCATATTATCAGTATGTGCTTTCCTGTTGAACTAGGAGATGATATAGGCACTGACGTTACATTTATCTTTAGTTTCTCAATGAATCTATGTTTATGGTAGCATTTAAATTTTGTTCTCTTCTGAGCGTGGTTGAATCTTGCTTGCATATAAATATGGGTAGAAGATCATCTCTTTAGTGTGGTTATGGatattgatttggttctttatgGAAGAAGTCaagtgatttttgttcttttttcatttggatatcttgattaaattttgaatctTAGTTTTGggttgttaatgttttagtgACACAATAGTTCTTGTGAATACTGGCCAGTTTTTATGTTGGTTCCATGATGGGATGTGATGCTAAAAGATTTCATACGATTGGAAGTGgtctttacattattttttaaaaaactatttgggATGGTTTTCGGTGATTATTTGGGTTTTATTTGTACTGGATGATGCTGTGGTCTTCGGGTGTCATTAATGACTCTGTGTTAAGGCCAAATTCAACTTGCATAATTTCGTGCTTCTTAGATGACTTAAATGAAAACTTCTTATTAACATCTGCAGTTGTGTGCTTCTGTGGCCTTGGTTAATccttaattatattttcctttCGGTTGTTGACTTCTTTCTCTATCCATCTTGATGTTATCCTGCACTTTTATgggataaaatttcaaattttctttttttttaacttcttgtTGAGCACTGGTTGTCTAGATTCTAAAGTTTCTTTTGGATTTCAAACAGGTGAAAGTTTGTGCGCAAAATCTTGAACAACAGCacactttcaattttttaagcCTCAATGTCGCTTCGGAAAGCACCCCTCCCTCGGATCCTTCTTGACAATGTATCGTGCATGAGAAATGCCCAACAAATCTTGCGGCATGTAAATGTCTCTGTTCATGATGGCGGGGCGCTTGTACTGACAGGCAGCAACGGTTCGGGCAAGAGCACTTTTTTGCGAATGTTAGCTGGTTTTTCTAAGCCTTCTGCGGGTCAGATACTGTGGAATGGTCATGATGTGACTGAATCTGGAGTGTTCCATCAGTACAAGCTTCAGCTCAACTGGCTCTCCCTGAAAGATGCCATCAAGGAAAAGTTTACTGTACTTGACAATGTTCAGTGGTTTGAGCTTCTTGAAGGCAAGCAAGGGAATTCTCTGCCTGCTCTTGAGTTGATGGGGCTTGGAAGATTAGCAAAGGATAAGGCAAGAATGTTGTCCATGGGTCAGCGAAAAAGGCTGCAGCTTGCAAGGTTACTGGCGATTGACAGGCCAATTTGGTTGTTGGATGAGCCTTCTGTTGCATTAGATGATGACGGGGTGAGGTTGCTCGAGTACATTATCGCAGAGCATAGAAAGAAGGGAGGGATTGTGTTTGTTGCGACTCATCTACCAATTAACATTGAGGATGCCATGTACTTGAGGTTGCCACCAAGGTTCCCCAGAAGGATGACCTTGGTAGATATGCTCGATCGTGCagaaatctcataaaaaaaaggagatgtATATTTCTGCTGCACATTGATTTTTTCATTGCATCCGAACTAGCTGTCTTCATTTGACTAGTTGAGCTTCTGGTGAGTTATTCCAAAATATTACACGCCAGTTGATTTAAGGCAGATGAGTGAAGTCTTCCGTCTTTTCTAATTGCCTGAAATTAGTGTTGTGATTCTTACTTAGATTTCCAGTGACACAAGGagcatatatttttcttttattttcccctTTGTAATTTCGGATCCTTGAGTAGAAATGAGGAATGAGAAGTCACACAGCTAgttttttccaaaataatgTTGAATTTGGAAAAATATTGGACAAAAGGGCTCGagtccaatatatatatatatatatatatatatatatatatatatgagaatcaaacaaatttaaattaattaaaaaaaacgcaTAGCATTTCACTTTCTCGTTTATTGTGgctcttgttattgttttacTGTTGTTCAAAttattacatttcaaaataaacatcatgaaattttaaaacatattaaaataattatttttaacataacatATATAACACATTAAActgatataaaaacatgttaattattttttataaaaaaacatcttaaatttttttaaaaaagcacatCTTTCGTTATTTCTGTCTCTAAAGATTATTGGAAAAGGACGTAACTTGGTCAGATTGGCATCTTTCGTTCATGAACATGGATGATGAGAATGGGCTTGAGCTTAGCTTGGGTCTAGGTTATGGTGGATCATCTGCCAGATCCAAAGGTTAAAGTGGCAGCTCTTCAGATACCAGGACAGAAGaaggtgatttttaaaaaatcccttCATGTAATACCCAAAAGCAGGATTCAAGGGCTGGATCTCAAAGAAGTGATTCAGTGAAACCTCAAGAGAAGTTCTTCAATGACCTTTCCAAGAACAATGCAGATGCAGATGCAGATGCGTCTATTAATTTTGAACAATAGGGTAACAAGCATGGACTGTTATTTGATGATTTAAATAATCAAAGGAAGCATGAGAGAGTTGTTCATCATTCTGATTTACATGACAAGAGCCCACGTTTCTCCATGACTACAGAAGATGGCTCAACTACTGGAAACATAGATGTGGCAAAGTCACCATGGCCCCGGTTTCccggtttttattttaatgtacagAAACCGACCTGATCCGGTT is a genomic window of Populus alba chromosome 18, ASM523922v2, whole genome shotgun sequence containing:
- the LOC118034338 gene encoding ABC transporter I family member 1, whose amino-acid sequence is MSLRKAPLPRILLDNVSCMRNAQQILRHVNVSVHDGGALVLTGSNGSGKSTFLRMLAGFSKPSAGQILWNGHDVTESGVFHQYKLQLNWLSLKDAIKEKFTVLDNVQWFELLEGKQGNSLPALELMGLGRLAKDKARMLSMGQRKRLQLARLLAIDRPIWLLDEPSVALDDDGVRLLEYIIAEHRKKGGIVFVATHLPINIEDAMYLRLPPRFPRRMTLVDMLDRAEIS
- the LOC118034339 gene encoding LOW QUALITY PROTEIN: FIP1[V]-like protein (The sequence of the model RefSeq protein was modified relative to this genomic sequence to represent the inferred CDS: inserted 2 bases in 1 codon) → MEDDDEFGDLYTDVLRPFSSPLSSAPQPLPAISSLHRPIDLNDAIKDDDDEILHVVSHRNPSAPPNQNPIEITAFSAPQVRVLGDAESPIKGSIAEDRDLNFDIEDVNTGILEDSRPIIPGLMEDDSTKIEASAVVSGGGGGGGDWEEDEESDSEDDLKIVLNDNSHPGGPMGIDREIGDDDDDDEDGDPLVIVTDRDGPNQAIEEKDWGGGEDGVAAVGGGAEGERKEGGEATGKGNAVVGPKIGYNNHGYHHHPFHSQFKYVRPGAAPMPAAPIVGPGGTPGQVRPPMNMSTIAGRGRGDWRPVGIKGGPQKNFHPGFGGPAWGAGRGFGSGSEFMLPSHKTIFDFDIDGFEEKPWKYSGVDVSDYFNFGLNEESWKDYCKQLEQYRLETTMQSKIRVYESGRAEQEFDPDLPPELAAATGFRDASADNSNAGKSDNAQNDWTKGSARFRAQIPTGRAIQVETGHGERIPSIEGRAPRLRDSDAIIEIICQDSLDDSSTGDGVQDAANDEPQRDDFRGSDVAEDDMAETENEYAGDFPQAYNDRKGGRTPHMNSARDMPEGDGVSPFHPEASAPYPHAGSRGHPPPHPGRDFGTLREERQMQGRSRDRSPHLTPAQSSRDKKFIDNAEEESTESMVGKHSLRLSSPITVQDARELSSEKKDDAEPLQAEGSSRLGRDEMSENEETTKDTPKDGNVHHSTRKQKASSHVEQPALQQLDDDEDSKAARSSENSKARSGSSKDYQKWKDGVEEEVVQGGRSTRSGSIRRHFDENEQNFRRKDRDVRHEMERSRVIIRGREDSYPRRDLDPSLPHHLHMKHEGYDRRKERENSDISWQQRDEDPHSSKYRTEDRKRELGDEMGSRHRSKIRETERSDKDEHLHPRKQLENGSYRIHHDKDGSSQHRERDDSLKSRFETVDDYHSKRRKDEEYMKREYADKEEILHGHRENTSRRRRERDDQQWNRDNLDDYHSVRHKDEVWFQRERGERPREREDLYRLKQSNEENLPRREREEGRASARSGRGVDDKAWAGHARGKDEYKVSDKDYQLKDAVRNSEHQKRRDRMEDESLSHHRVRDAVYARGNQFSSDERRSRQEKSSTRIDRTLDTSDNQRVHEKKRKENTRKNKESDGGDHGTLGPSRRNQEDQSGHSDEMILKRSRAPGNGDAEILVQRNSSKRHKEDASSDDEQQDLRRGRSKLERWTSHKERDYNISKSSASLKFKEIHRNSNGGSLQGSKLPDELPKKIXEKHPVSEEKDVAEVVNKDTDMKPSEDRHLDTVEKLKKRSERFKLPMPGEKDAPAIKKTENEALPSVKPETPADSEIKPERPPRKRRWISN